In Malus sylvestris chromosome 15, drMalSylv7.2, whole genome shotgun sequence, a single genomic region encodes these proteins:
- the LOC126605830 gene encoding growth-regulating factor 1-like, producing MDFGVVGFGGLGGGCSSDSGFPLAATSSADQEAAKHKWLYGSGYHRQWRSADEEDWRSSKLAKTDDFSSSKAMQQQQLLSFSNSPNPEAVLVEKNAAMPSFHQAVSAYNRTSAGHNSGSLSNGGAAMHWSIAGGKGPFTPSQWMELEHQALIYKYITANMPIPSTLLVPIKKALDSAGFSTFPNGLLRPNSLGWGSIHLGFSNNTDPEPGRCRRTDGKKWRCWRDAVPDQKYCERHMNRGRHRSRKPVEGQTGQTGQTGTTASKQPLASSSSTSVVSVSAGGGGSSHAITNQQLKSSQQPAASNSSAAATQMNRMFINKENAGGRIQHTPGLTMLSKENPFSTQKQQIGYEESSRTEFGLVPTDSLLNPSQKRSYPAETNSQQHSLRHFIDDWPKTQSDRQPVSWPNQLGMQSDRTQLSISIPIASSTSSEKLTLSPLRLSRELESPAPTGLGIDSSLTLNEQNNMKQANWIPIAWETSPGGPLGEVLHNPNSNNNAVEYRNNSSVLNLMTGGSWDNNNNSPSSLGSSPTGVLQKAAFGSRSNSSAGSSPRAENNNRSHEGFSLCNDLLGSNMFNSSSLPAL from the exons ATGGATTTTGGGGTGGTGGGTTTTGGTGGGTTGGGGGGTGGTTGTTCTTCAGATTCTGGTTTTCCTCTTGCTGCTACTTCATCGGCAGATCAGGAGGCGGCCAAGCACAAGTGGTTGTACGGATCTGGGTACCACAGGCAGTGGAGATCTGCCGACGAGGAGGACTGGAGGAGCTCTAAACTTGCCAAgactgatgatttttcatcttcCAAAGCAATGCAACAGCAGCAGTTACTGAGCTTCTCTAACTCTCCCAATCCAGAAGCTGTCTTGGTTGAAAAGAATGCCGCAATGCCTTCCTTTCACCAAGCTGTATCTGCTTACAATAGAACTTCTGCAG GGCATAATAGTGGGAGTTTGAGTAATGGAGGTGCTGCCATGCATTGGAGTATAGCAGGAGGCAAAGGACCTTTCACTCCATCTCAATGGATGGAGCTCGAACACCAGGCCTTGATCTACAAATACATCACTGCCAATATGCCTATTCCATCCACTCTACTCGTCCCTATCAAGAAGGCCCTTGATTCTGCAGGATTTTCGACGTTTCCGAACGGACTTCTCAGGCCCAATTCAT TGGGATGGGGTTCTATCCATTTGGGATTCTCCAACAACACTGATCCCGAGCCGGGAAGGTGTCGCAGGACCGACGGGAAGAAATGGCGGTGCTGGAGAGATGCCGTTCCTGACCAAAAGTATTGTGAGCGGCACATGAACAGGGGTCGCCACCGTTCAAGAAAGCCTGTGGAAGGCCAGACCGGCCAGACCGGCCAGACCGGAACCACCGCCTCAAAGCAGCCTTTGGCTTCTTCGTCATCAACATCCGTAGTTTCCGTTTCTGCTGGTGGTGGTGGCAGCAGCCATGCTATCACCAACCAgcagctcaagagctcacagcAGCCTGCTGCATCTAATTCTTCCGCAGCAGCCACTCAGATGAACAG GATGTTCATTAACAAAGAGAATGCGGGTGGGAGAATTCAACACACACCAGGCCTCACCATGCTGTCGAAAGAAAACCCATTCTCGACTCAGAAACAGCAAATCGGATACGAAGAATCCTCGAGAACGGAGTTCGGGCTTGTCCCCACTGACTCCCTCCTAAATCCTTCACAGAAAAGGTCATACCCTGCAGAAACAAATTCACAACAGCATTCCCTTCGCCACTTCATCGACGATTGGCCTAAAACTCAATCCGACCGCCAACCTGTTTCATGGCCTAACCAACTCGGCATGCAATCAGACAGAACCCAATTATCAATTTCGATCCCCATAGCTTCATCCACAAGCAGTGAGAAGCTCACGCTCTCACCGCTCCGTCTCTCTAGGGAACTAGAGTCTCCGGCCCCAACGGGATTGGGAATAGACAGCAGCCTTACCCTCAATGAACAAAACAACATGAAGCAAGCGAATTGGATTCCAATCGCTTGGGAGACTTCACCTGGCGGTCCTCTAGGGGAAGTCCTGCACAATCCCAACAGTAACAACAATGCAGTAGAGTACAGGAACAACTCTTCAGTCCTTAATCTGATGACTGGGGGAAGTTGGGACAACAATAACAATAGCCCTTCATCTTTAGGGTCATCTCCGACTGGTGTCCTACAGAAGGCGGCTTTTGGGTCTCGGTCGAATAGCAGTGCAGGGAGCAGTCCAAGAGCAGAGAATAATAATAGAAGCCATGAAGGGTTTAGCCTTTGCAACGACCTCCTTGGGTCCAATATGTTCAACTCTTCCTCCTTGCCTGCCTTGTAG
- the LOC126603469 gene encoding pre-mRNA-processing protein 40A-like isoform X1, which translates to MANNPQSSAAQPFRLPPVAPMGPQSFGSSPLQYRPVVPTQQGQQFISPAPQQFQPVGQGIPSPNVGMPASQSQQLQYSQPMQPYPLRPSQPGHPHSSQALPMQYMQTRPITSIPSQSQQPVPPFNNQMPGMPYSSSYVFTPPTYAQPQNNVNSQFQPMSQMQAHVVSATGQPWVSSGNQGVAVPFPVQQSSQQSSSTPSTDSAVNVSSQAQQSSSDWQEHLAVDGRRYYFNRRTRQSNWEKPLELMTPMERADASTVWKEYTSADGKKYYYNKVTRESKWTIPEELKLAREQAQRELIQGTHSELNLTSHTPPAVASAETPMGASSVGPSTSSALPVMVSSPVAVTPVSSFSNPSAITPTGSSVASGAQPSITGAVGSQPSAVTVSPLPASVSGSSGVPPTSVNTTTNSLSTYETVASQDISSSADGTLTQDIEEAKRGMAVAGKVNVTPSEEKTFDDEPLVYANKQEAKTAFKSLLESANVQSDWTWEQTMREIITDKRYGALRTLGERKQAFNEYLGQRKKLENEERRVRQKKAREEFTKMLEESKELTSATKWSKAVSMFENDGRFKAVERGRDQEDLYESYIVELERKEKEKAAEDHKQNIVEYRKFLESCDFIKVNSQWRKVQDRLEDDERCLRLEKLARLLIFQDYIRDLEKVEEEQKKLQKEQLRRVERKNRDEFRKLMEEHVADGTLTAKTLWRDYCLKVKDLPPYEAVALNTSGSTPKELFDDVFEELEKQYHDDKARIKDAMKSGKVAMASTLAFEEFKVPILEEIGSPPISDINFKLVYEELLERAKEKEEKEAKKRQRLADDFNKLLHTIKEITASSNWEDSKQLFEETQEYRSIGEDSVSREIFEEYITNLQERAKEKERKREEEKAKKEREREEKEKRKDKERKEKEREREKEKGRERSKKDETDSENVDITDTHGHKEDKKREKDKDRKHRKRHQSSVDDVGSDKEEKEESKKHRHSSDRKRSRKHTPESDSESRHRRHRREHRDGSRRIGGHDDLEDGELGEDGEIK; encoded by the exons ATGGCGAATAACCCTCAATCCTCAGCTGCGCAG CCATTTCGGCTTCCCCCAGTTGCTCCCATGGGTCCTCAGAGTTTTGGTTCATCTCCTCTTCAA TACCGACCAGTGGTTCCAACACAGCAAGGACAGCAATTTATTTCACCAGCTCCCCAACAATTTCAGCCTGTGGGACAAGGTATTCCTTCTCCAAATGTTGGGATGCCTGCTAGTCAAAGTCAGCAATTACAATATTCTCAACCAATGCAACCGTATCCTCTCAGGCCAAGTCAGCCTGGTCATCCTCACTCGTCACAGGCGTTGCCTATGCAATACATGCAAACGAGGCCTATTACATCTATCCCATCACAGTCTCAGCAACCTGTCCCACCTTTTAATAACCAAATGCCTGGAATGCCTTATTCTTCCTCATATGTG TTCACTCCGCCTACGTATGCCCAGCCACAAAATAATGTCAATTCACAGTTTCAGCCGATGTCTCAAATGCAAGCACATGTTGTATCTGCTACAGGACAGCCTTGGGTGTCCTCTGGTAATCAGGGTGTAGCAGTTCCTTTTCCAGTACAGCAGTCTAGCCAACAATCTTCAAGCACTCCTTCCACAGATTCT GCTGTAAATGTTTCTAGCCAAGCACAGCAATCTTCTTCGGATTGGCAAGAGCATTTGGCGGTTGATGGAAGAAG atATTATTTCAACAGAAGGACAAGACAATCTAATTGGGAGAAGCCTTTAGAATTGATGACACCGATGGAG AGGGCTGATGCATCAACTGTTTGGAAGGAGTATACATCTGCAGATGGGAAAAA GTATTATTACAACAAGGTTACAAGGGAGTCTAAGTGGACAATTCCAGAGGAGTTGAAG TTGGCTCGTGAACAGGCTCAAAGAGAACTAATCCAAGGAACACATTCAGAATTGAATTTGACTTCTCATACCCCTCCTGCTGTTGCTTCAGCTGAAACACCTATGGGAGCTAGTTCAGTTGGCCCCAGCACTTCTTCAGCCCTACCTGTGATGGTCTCGAGCCCTGTTGCAGTTACACCTGTGTCTTCCTTTTCTAATCCTTCTGCTATCACACCTACTGGATCATCAGTTGCTTCTGGTGCACAGCCTTCCATAACTGGTGCCGTTGGCAGTCAACCTTCTGCAGTTACTGTGAGTCCACTGCCCGCTTCTGTTTCAGGGAGTTCCGGAGTTCCTCCTACTTCGGTCAATACCACTACAAATTCACT GAGTACTTATGAAACTGTAGCATCTCAAGATATTTCAAGTTCAGCTGATGGAACTTTGACTCAAGATATTGAG GAAGCCAAAAGAGGTATGGCAGTTGCTGGAAAAGTCAATGTGACTCCTTCAGAGGAGAAAACATTTGATGACGAACCATTGGTGTATGCCAATAAGCAG gAGGCAAAAACTGCATTCAAATCACTTCTGGAATCTGCAAATGTTCAGTCCGATTGGACTTGGGAGCAG ACAATGAGGGAGATCATTACTGACAAAAGATATGGCGCATTAAGAACTCTAGGTGAGAGGAAGCAAGCATTTAATGAG TACTTGGGTCAAAGGAAAAAACTGGAGAATGAAGAGAGGCGCGTGAGGCAGAAAAAAGCTCGGGAAGAATTCACAAAAATGTTGGAA gagtcCAAGGAACTTACATCAGCAACTAAATGGAG CAAAGCTGTGAGTATGTTTGAAAATGATGGACGATTCAAGGCTGTAGAAAGAGGTAGAGACCAGGAAGATCTTTATGAGAGCTACATTGTAGAACTCGAAAGGAAG gaaaaagaaaaggcagCTGAAGACCATAAGCAGAATATAGTAGAGTACCGGAAATTTCTGGAATCTTGTGACTTTATCAAG GTGAACAGTCAGTGGCGGAAAGTTCAAGATCGCTTGGAGGATGATGAGAGATGCTTGCGCCTTGAAAAGCTTGCCAGGTTGCTCATTTTCCAG GACTATATTCGTGACCTCGAGAAGGTGGAAGAGGAGCAAAAGAAGTTACAGAAG GAACAATTGAGGCGGGTAGAAAGGAAAAACCGCGATGAGTTCCGCAAGCTGATGGAAGAACATGTTGCCGATGGCACTCTTACAGCTAAAACTCTCTGGCGTGATTACTGTTTGAAG GTTAAAGACTTGCCTCCTTATGAAGCTGTTGCATTGAACACCTCTGGTTCAACACCAAAAGAATTGTTTGATGATGTTTTTGAAGAATTAGAGAAACAG TATCATGACGATAAAGCTAGGATAAAGGATGCAATGAAGTCAGGGAAG GTTGCCATGGCATCCACATTGGCGTTTGAAGAGTTTAAGGTTCCTATTCTGGAAGAAATTGGTTCTCCACCAATATCAGACATTAACTTCAAG CTTGTGTACGAGGAATTATTAGAGAGAGccaaggagaaggaggagaaaGAGGCAAAGAAGCGTCAACGACTTGCTGATGATTTCAATAAACTTTTGCACACAATCAAG GAGATAACGGCTTCTTCTAATTGGGAAGATAGCAAACAGCTTTTTGAAGAAACCCAAGAATACAG aTCAATTGGGGAAGATAGCGTTAGTAGGGAAATTTTTGAGGAATACATTACAAACTTACAGGAGAGGGCTAAAGAGAAGGAACGCAAGCGTGAGGAGGAAAAG gccaaaaaagagagagaaagagaggagaaagagaagcggaaggataaagaaagaaaggagaaggaaagagaacgtgaaaaagaaaagggaagggAACGATCTAAGAAGGATGAAACAGATAGTGAAAATGTAGACATAACTGATACTCATGGGCATAAAGAAGATaagaagagggagaaagacAAAGATAGAAAGCACCGGAAGCGGCATCAAAGTTCTGTCGATGATGTAGGTTCTGATAAGGAGGAGAAAGAGGAGTCTAAGAAACACAGACATAGTAGTGACCGCAAAAGATCAAGAAAA CATACACCTGAATCTGACAGTGAAAGTCGGCATAGAAGGCATAGGAGAGAGCATCGGGATGGTTCCCGTCGAATTGGTGGGCATGACGATCTTGAAGATGGGGAGCTTGGTGAAGATGGGGAAATTAAGTAA
- the LOC126603469 gene encoding pre-mRNA-processing protein 40A-like isoform X2 encodes MANNPQSSAAQPFRLPPVAPMGPQSFGSSPLQYRPVVPTQQGQQFISPAPQQFQPVGQGIPSPNVGMPASQSQQLQYSQPMQPYPLRPSQPGHPHSSQALPMQYMQTRPITSIPSQSQQPVPPFNNQMPGMPYSSSYVFTPPTYAQPQNNVNSQFQPMSQMQAHVVSATGQPWVSSGNQGVAVPFPVQQSSQQSSSTPSTDSAVNVSSQAQQSSSDWQEHLAVDGRRYYFNRRTRQSNWEKPLELMTPMERADASTVWKEYTSADGKKYYYNKVTRESKWTIPEELKLAREQAQRELIQGTHSELNLTSHTPPAVASAETPMGASSVGPSTSSALPVMVSSPVAVTPVSSFSNPSAITPTGSSVASGAQPSITGAVGSQPSAVTVSPLPASVSGSSGVPPTSVNTTTNSLSTYETVASQDISSSADGTLTQDIEEAKRGMAVAGKVNVTPSEEKTFDDEPLVYANKQEAKTAFKSLLESANVQSDWTWEQTMREIITDKRYGALRTLGERKQAFNEYLGQRKKLENEERRVRQKKAREEFTKMLEESKELTSATKWSKAVSMFENDGRFKAVERGRDQEDLYESYIVELERKEKEKAAEDHKQNIVEYRKFLESCDFIKVNSQWRKVQDRLEDDERCLRLEKLARLLIFQDYIRDLEKVEEEQKKLQKEQLRRVERKNRDEFRKLMEEHVADGTLTAKTLWRDYCLKVKDLPPYEAVALNTSGSTPKELFDDVFEELEKQYHDDKARIKDAMKSGKVAMASTLAFEEFKVPILEEIGSPPISDINFKLVYEELLERAKEKEEKEAKKRQRLADDFNKLLHTIKEITASSNWEDSKQLFEETQEYRSIGEDSVSREIFEEYITNLQERAKEKERKREEEKAKKEREREEKEKRKDKERKEKEREREKEKGRERSKKDETDSENVDITDTHGHKEDKKREKDKDRKHRKRHQSSVDDVGSDKEEKEESKKHRHSSDRKRSRK; translated from the exons ATGGCGAATAACCCTCAATCCTCAGCTGCGCAG CCATTTCGGCTTCCCCCAGTTGCTCCCATGGGTCCTCAGAGTTTTGGTTCATCTCCTCTTCAA TACCGACCAGTGGTTCCAACACAGCAAGGACAGCAATTTATTTCACCAGCTCCCCAACAATTTCAGCCTGTGGGACAAGGTATTCCTTCTCCAAATGTTGGGATGCCTGCTAGTCAAAGTCAGCAATTACAATATTCTCAACCAATGCAACCGTATCCTCTCAGGCCAAGTCAGCCTGGTCATCCTCACTCGTCACAGGCGTTGCCTATGCAATACATGCAAACGAGGCCTATTACATCTATCCCATCACAGTCTCAGCAACCTGTCCCACCTTTTAATAACCAAATGCCTGGAATGCCTTATTCTTCCTCATATGTG TTCACTCCGCCTACGTATGCCCAGCCACAAAATAATGTCAATTCACAGTTTCAGCCGATGTCTCAAATGCAAGCACATGTTGTATCTGCTACAGGACAGCCTTGGGTGTCCTCTGGTAATCAGGGTGTAGCAGTTCCTTTTCCAGTACAGCAGTCTAGCCAACAATCTTCAAGCACTCCTTCCACAGATTCT GCTGTAAATGTTTCTAGCCAAGCACAGCAATCTTCTTCGGATTGGCAAGAGCATTTGGCGGTTGATGGAAGAAG atATTATTTCAACAGAAGGACAAGACAATCTAATTGGGAGAAGCCTTTAGAATTGATGACACCGATGGAG AGGGCTGATGCATCAACTGTTTGGAAGGAGTATACATCTGCAGATGGGAAAAA GTATTATTACAACAAGGTTACAAGGGAGTCTAAGTGGACAATTCCAGAGGAGTTGAAG TTGGCTCGTGAACAGGCTCAAAGAGAACTAATCCAAGGAACACATTCAGAATTGAATTTGACTTCTCATACCCCTCCTGCTGTTGCTTCAGCTGAAACACCTATGGGAGCTAGTTCAGTTGGCCCCAGCACTTCTTCAGCCCTACCTGTGATGGTCTCGAGCCCTGTTGCAGTTACACCTGTGTCTTCCTTTTCTAATCCTTCTGCTATCACACCTACTGGATCATCAGTTGCTTCTGGTGCACAGCCTTCCATAACTGGTGCCGTTGGCAGTCAACCTTCTGCAGTTACTGTGAGTCCACTGCCCGCTTCTGTTTCAGGGAGTTCCGGAGTTCCTCCTACTTCGGTCAATACCACTACAAATTCACT GAGTACTTATGAAACTGTAGCATCTCAAGATATTTCAAGTTCAGCTGATGGAACTTTGACTCAAGATATTGAG GAAGCCAAAAGAGGTATGGCAGTTGCTGGAAAAGTCAATGTGACTCCTTCAGAGGAGAAAACATTTGATGACGAACCATTGGTGTATGCCAATAAGCAG gAGGCAAAAACTGCATTCAAATCACTTCTGGAATCTGCAAATGTTCAGTCCGATTGGACTTGGGAGCAG ACAATGAGGGAGATCATTACTGACAAAAGATATGGCGCATTAAGAACTCTAGGTGAGAGGAAGCAAGCATTTAATGAG TACTTGGGTCAAAGGAAAAAACTGGAGAATGAAGAGAGGCGCGTGAGGCAGAAAAAAGCTCGGGAAGAATTCACAAAAATGTTGGAA gagtcCAAGGAACTTACATCAGCAACTAAATGGAG CAAAGCTGTGAGTATGTTTGAAAATGATGGACGATTCAAGGCTGTAGAAAGAGGTAGAGACCAGGAAGATCTTTATGAGAGCTACATTGTAGAACTCGAAAGGAAG gaaaaagaaaaggcagCTGAAGACCATAAGCAGAATATAGTAGAGTACCGGAAATTTCTGGAATCTTGTGACTTTATCAAG GTGAACAGTCAGTGGCGGAAAGTTCAAGATCGCTTGGAGGATGATGAGAGATGCTTGCGCCTTGAAAAGCTTGCCAGGTTGCTCATTTTCCAG GACTATATTCGTGACCTCGAGAAGGTGGAAGAGGAGCAAAAGAAGTTACAGAAG GAACAATTGAGGCGGGTAGAAAGGAAAAACCGCGATGAGTTCCGCAAGCTGATGGAAGAACATGTTGCCGATGGCACTCTTACAGCTAAAACTCTCTGGCGTGATTACTGTTTGAAG GTTAAAGACTTGCCTCCTTATGAAGCTGTTGCATTGAACACCTCTGGTTCAACACCAAAAGAATTGTTTGATGATGTTTTTGAAGAATTAGAGAAACAG TATCATGACGATAAAGCTAGGATAAAGGATGCAATGAAGTCAGGGAAG GTTGCCATGGCATCCACATTGGCGTTTGAAGAGTTTAAGGTTCCTATTCTGGAAGAAATTGGTTCTCCACCAATATCAGACATTAACTTCAAG CTTGTGTACGAGGAATTATTAGAGAGAGccaaggagaaggaggagaaaGAGGCAAAGAAGCGTCAACGACTTGCTGATGATTTCAATAAACTTTTGCACACAATCAAG GAGATAACGGCTTCTTCTAATTGGGAAGATAGCAAACAGCTTTTTGAAGAAACCCAAGAATACAG aTCAATTGGGGAAGATAGCGTTAGTAGGGAAATTTTTGAGGAATACATTACAAACTTACAGGAGAGGGCTAAAGAGAAGGAACGCAAGCGTGAGGAGGAAAAG gccaaaaaagagagagaaagagaggagaaagagaagcggaaggataaagaaagaaaggagaaggaaagagaacgtgaaaaagaaaagggaagggAACGATCTAAGAAGGATGAAACAGATAGTGAAAATGTAGACATAACTGATACTCATGGGCATAAAGAAGATaagaagagggagaaagacAAAGATAGAAAGCACCGGAAGCGGCATCAAAGTTCTGTCGATGATGTAGGTTCTGATAAGGAGGAGAAAGAGGAGTCTAAGAAACACAGACATAGTAGTGACCGCAAAAGATCAAGAAAA TGA
- the LOC126603470 gene encoding uncharacterized protein LOC126603470 isoform X2 — protein MASTPKPVKLADLLQEQQEPFVLEVYLSERGYLRKSSSTNRNSRSRNSNSGKKLTRSSSWGNLSCPKILRCLYKKLVSRHSETTSIKGCEKREGESNAGTNTRRSSRESGESDRFSSASSKTQYDLCTEGEKESTDEAPVSLRNDHDASVAADASQVSESCNMKERKIERLNGQSSEIHRKQQNPDSVPEDKPPHANASLPLHNKYELQTPCPSTYSFNKITEDSILSSSLWELLFHPPFENPTASGVSEMLEPARSSINPSPHFAKSKRVWQQTRLLLFDCVREMMENHAKKLKEQQQHNCDRFLGAEEIGKLVYEKLGSWGDKQAGHQGNVNFLLEWDLLASAEEWGDNYQERREIGSEIGDAILQDIIKDIF, from the exons ATGGCTTCCACCCCCAAGCCAGTAAAACTTGCAGATCTCCTCCAAGAGCAGCAAGAACCCTTCGTCCTAGAGGTTTACCTATCCGAAAGGGGTTACCTGAGAAAAAGCTCGAGTACAAACAGAAATTCGAGGAGTAGGAATAGCAATTCGGGCAAGAAACTTACCAGATCATCCAGTTGGGGCAATCTCAGCTGCCCTAAGATACTGAGATGTCTGTATAAAAAGCTTGTTTCAAGACATAGTGAGACAACAAGCATTAAGGGTTGTGAAAAGAGAGAGGGGGAGTCCAATGCCGGCACCAACACGCGGAGAAGTAGCCGGGAAAGCGGGGAATCGGATAGATTTTCATCTGCTAGTAGTAAGACGCAGTATGATTTGTGCACCGAGGGCGAAAAAGAATCAACAGATGAAGCCCCTGTTTCGTTGCGAAATGATCATGATGCCTCAGTTGCAGCAGACGCTTCTCAAGTTTCGGAATCCTGCAATATGAAAGAGAGAAAG ATAGAACGGCTCAACGGACAGTCATCGGAGATTCACCGTAAGCAACAAAACCCCGATTCGGTACCAGAAGATAAACCTCCCCATGCAAATGCAAGTTTACCTCTTCATAACA AGTATGAACTGCAAACTCCATGTCCATCCACTTATAGCTTCAACAAGATTACAGAAGACTCAATATTATCATCTTCTCTCTGGGAACTACTTTTCCACCCACCATTTGAGAACCCAACAGCTTCTGGAGTTTCAGAAATGCTAGAGCCTGCCCGGTCTAGCATCAATCCATCCCCTCATTTCGCAAAATCGAAGAGGGTGTGGCAGCAGACAAGGCTGCTCCTGTTTGATTGCGTGAGGGAGATGATGGAAAATCATGCGAAGAAATTGAAAGAGCAGCAGCAGCATAACTGCGACCGATTTCTTGGAGCCGAAGAGATTGGGAAGCTGGTTTATGAGAAGTTGGGGAGTTGGGGGGATAAACAGGCTGGGCACCAAGGCAACGTCAACTTTTTGTTGGAGTGGGACTTGTTGGCTTCGGCTGAAGAATGGGGTGATAATTACCAAGAGAGAAGGGAAATTGGGTCGGAAATTGGAGACGCCATTTTACAAGACATCATCAAAGACATATTCTGA
- the LOC126603470 gene encoding uncharacterized protein LOC126603470 isoform X1, which translates to MASTPKPVKLADLLQEQQEPFVLEVYLSERGYLRKSSSTNRNSRSRNSNSGKKLTRSSSWGNLSCPKILRCLYKKLVSRHSETTSIKGCEKREGESNAGTNTRRSSRESGESDRFSSASSKTQYDLCTEGEKESTDEAPVSLRNDHDASVAADASQVSESCNMKERKLQIERLNGQSSEIHRKQQNPDSVPEDKPPHANASLPLHNKYELQTPCPSTYSFNKITEDSILSSSLWELLFHPPFENPTASGVSEMLEPARSSINPSPHFAKSKRVWQQTRLLLFDCVREMMENHAKKLKEQQQHNCDRFLGAEEIGKLVYEKLGSWGDKQAGHQGNVNFLLEWDLLASAEEWGDNYQERREIGSEIGDAILQDIIKDIF; encoded by the exons ATGGCTTCCACCCCCAAGCCAGTAAAACTTGCAGATCTCCTCCAAGAGCAGCAAGAACCCTTCGTCCTAGAGGTTTACCTATCCGAAAGGGGTTACCTGAGAAAAAGCTCGAGTACAAACAGAAATTCGAGGAGTAGGAATAGCAATTCGGGCAAGAAACTTACCAGATCATCCAGTTGGGGCAATCTCAGCTGCCCTAAGATACTGAGATGTCTGTATAAAAAGCTTGTTTCAAGACATAGTGAGACAACAAGCATTAAGGGTTGTGAAAAGAGAGAGGGGGAGTCCAATGCCGGCACCAACACGCGGAGAAGTAGCCGGGAAAGCGGGGAATCGGATAGATTTTCATCTGCTAGTAGTAAGACGCAGTATGATTTGTGCACCGAGGGCGAAAAAGAATCAACAGATGAAGCCCCTGTTTCGTTGCGAAATGATCATGATGCCTCAGTTGCAGCAGACGCTTCTCAAGTTTCGGAATCCTGCAATATGAAAGAGAGAAAG TTACAGATAGAACGGCTCAACGGACAGTCATCGGAGATTCACCGTAAGCAACAAAACCCCGATTCGGTACCAGAAGATAAACCTCCCCATGCAAATGCAAGTTTACCTCTTCATAACA AGTATGAACTGCAAACTCCATGTCCATCCACTTATAGCTTCAACAAGATTACAGAAGACTCAATATTATCATCTTCTCTCTGGGAACTACTTTTCCACCCACCATTTGAGAACCCAACAGCTTCTGGAGTTTCAGAAATGCTAGAGCCTGCCCGGTCTAGCATCAATCCATCCCCTCATTTCGCAAAATCGAAGAGGGTGTGGCAGCAGACAAGGCTGCTCCTGTTTGATTGCGTGAGGGAGATGATGGAAAATCATGCGAAGAAATTGAAAGAGCAGCAGCAGCATAACTGCGACCGATTTCTTGGAGCCGAAGAGATTGGGAAGCTGGTTTATGAGAAGTTGGGGAGTTGGGGGGATAAACAGGCTGGGCACCAAGGCAACGTCAACTTTTTGTTGGAGTGGGACTTGTTGGCTTCGGCTGAAGAATGGGGTGATAATTACCAAGAGAGAAGGGAAATTGGGTCGGAAATTGGAGACGCCATTTTACAAGACATCATCAAAGACATATTCTGA